The Juglans microcarpa x Juglans regia isolate MS1-56 chromosome 8D, Jm3101_v1.0, whole genome shotgun sequence genomic sequence AGAACTTGcattttcttattttgcttTCAAGTACGCCTCTGGgcattgagaattgaaattggTTGCCAAATTGGCTTCATGGCAGTAGTCATTGTAGGGAAACTTTTGAGGGTACGGTGTACGGGATTGGGGTTCACTCTGTAGGGGTGAGTCGGAAAGGCCATGTCTTGGAGAGGTTTCTcgacataaaaaataaagtcatGATTTACAAACTGAAGGATCATGATTTTCTAGACCTTTTATGATAATTTCATTGTAGAATTCTTAATATCAATCTCATCTCTTGCTTGCATTAAAGAACTTATCAATGGGTTTGACAATATCCATCCAATTCCTGAACTTAAACAACAACCTGCATCGGCCTACACTTCTTGAAATCATCAATACTGATTTGACTAATTGTTTTCTATCCTAGCCACTTTCCCACCATTGTGTGGAATTTCAAGCTAATTTAAACAATTACATTAATTAGCAGCTTTTCTCAAAGATAACCAACTATCATTCGTTGTACTTTCCCAGCAAACTTGTCAAGACTTTGGTAGCTCCTTCCCTGCCAAAAATGATCTGAAAAGAATGAATCCTCTCTTGGGTTGAAACAATGGAACTTCATGGCCTGCCCCTCTTACTGTAGCAAAGGTTAGCCCCTTGTAGACCTCTGTCCATCCTCCTACCTACAAAAGAGTCCTAATTGTCGAGTTATTTCTTTTAGGAAAATGTCAGGGGAGTCCCCGctcatgcattttattttattttttaattttttacttaatgattagaaaattaattattagtacaattgtatatttttttaatgattaaaaatattaaaaaaatatttaaaataaaatcaaaacatataatatttttttaatgattaaaaatattaaaaaatatttaaaaaaaattataattagtgGTACCCACAACTTTTCTTAATCGAtaatcttaaaagaaaattacgaatctcttaaaagatattttaagatAATAAATTACAGTACATTCACAACTTAAACCAacttattatctttttaagaTAGCATGTTCTTTATAGAGTAGGGTATGGGTggagataaaaaattaattacaaaattagttgtattttctttattaattttgttatgaaatttcttttgtttaccTGACCACCTGAGTACCAAGGGTACCACCTTGATTTGATAGTTAGATTGAGATGGCTAAGAGAGAACCTTGTGGCAGTGACAGGAACTACTGAATCTGTGTCTCCActgcataaaaaaatagacgCAAATTACTCACATTTCAGATCAAGTTGGTGAAAACAACATAAATTCTATCTAAAAAACTCTGGCCACAACTTTAAACAAACACCATATCCATGCAGATATTAGCCTGCGCCTGACTGAAATAACAGGAGTGAACCGACACAAAAAAGGTAAAAACTACAGTGAAAGCAGCACTGACTTTCAACTGCAGAACGACCTTTACCATCACTGCATTGGTAGATCTCATAggtcaaaaagaaaatggagttgAACGTTGATGGATATCACTAGTCGACAACACATTAAAGTCTTATGTATCACAGTCAAACACTCAACCCTTCAAATCAATTCGCTACCAGAGGTGAATATTGTTGTCATTTAGGTGATAAGACATTGTTAAATAGCAgtgttttcttatattaatCACAGTGGAATTTGCAGACATGACTTTCCATTTATCAAATCCTCCGAACAATGTTTAACCATAATCATTGATCAACACCTTCCAAAGTGAGACATTCAGATTAACGACATGACTAATGACCCCTCGACATTGCGTAAATAATTAACAGTGTAAGcgttttggattaaaaaaaaaaaaaaaaaaaaaaaaacaaccacgCTCTGCTAGAGCGAGTCATGAAGTTATGCATGCGAAAGTTGCAGAGATCCCGTTTCAAGTGCACAAAACTTGAGAAAATTCCTCTTTGAGCTTCTACCCTTTGGACTAACCCATGAATCCAACCTTCTAAATGCATAGGATGAATAAGAATTGAGGCAAcataataatttgtttatgaAGATATCTTACCTGAAAACCCAGATTCTTAGACCAGCTGCAATCAGTTCCTTGTATATGGGTAACACAGATGTTTCCGAGTCTTTCCAGTTTTTTATGAGAACATCACTgaacaaaacaaatttatacTAAATCCatagttttcttttgatttcTGTATaaagttgcaaaaaaaaaaaaaaaaaagaagaagagtgcGTTGAAAATTACCTGCAAGCAGTCCATTTGTAAGGAATTCCTGTAATATTTGCATGCATTGCCTTCTGCACTTCTGGTCGGTTATAATATTTCTCAGCATAATTTTCAGTACATGGATCGTACCCAAAAACCCGTCGACGTAAAAGGGTATCTCTGAGCCTTAGATGCTTCGTGGTATTCTTAGGCAAAGCTATGCAAGATggtgtatatatactatattgaTCAATGTCACCAAACTCATAATTCATGGCATAATTGACTGCATTATCACATTGCTGAGACGCTTTTTCCTCCTTGAAATGGCAATGCCTGAGAATCGATTTGTAGCTTGTGTCTGATATCATTGCATGGCTCCACCAAAACGTAACTGTTCCAATGCTGTCATAATAGTTATCAGTTACTGCATTTCCCACCTGCacatataatttcatttaaacTTGAAATCCCTTAGGGTActtaagattatatatataatttgtgtgAATTGTGTTATATACTACTTACAATGAAACCTTTAAGGTTGATGATGGGATGCGAGTTTGCTTTATTATAATCAATGATCTTCTTTGCCAACTGGGGAACATAATGCCCTATGAAAAGAGTGCAGAACATTAGCTTCTAACGACTAATTAGACTTTATAAGAATGCactcttatataaatataccaGCATAGCTCTCCCCAGCAATGTAGAATTCTCTATATCTGTATTGTGGAAATCTTAACATCCATCTAATTACAAAGACTAGAGCATCCTGAGCTGTGTGACCGAAATTGGGGCAACTCTTTAGATtcaataaagaaataatttcatgGTAATAAACAGCATCAGTAataaccatcatcatcatttctgGTACCTGTCCTTTTGTCTCCGGAATCTCTAAGGTCGGAGCTTGTATTTGAGTAAGAGAAACCAACACCAGCAGGCGATTCAAGAAACAATATATTTGCTTCTGTGGGTATAAATTGttgttaaaaaacaaatatatatatatatatatatatatgtatcaagTGCTTTGTATGAGGTAGCCATCTTCATTGTAGATAGTAGTTCTAATTACCTGTATTCCATGAATGCTTGTTGAGATAAAGAGATGAACAGGTTCTGTTAATCCTAAACGGCCCAATTTCCTCCGATGCTCCATATGCTACTGATGAACAACCTGGCCCTGCAGATTTACACACAGTACATTCTCTGGTTAATCTTTTGAGAATTGAAACAAAGCTATCTGAAAGTTACATTAGTCCCATATTGAAAAGCAAACACAAGTGTGGGGCCTAAACCTTTAagtttaatatctttaattaaattgtatatatctgaCGTATCTTAATTTCCAAGTTTTTGTCTTTTCCAATCCTTCTTTCGGCAGTGACTAGAAGATCGAATTTGTTTAAAGGATAAGCAAATAGCAGATCGAGGGGTTATTTTATCAGAAAAATTGAGATTGAATGATTTCATACGACACCAAATTAACCAAGCATTGCTGCCTTTTTCGTTTTGGTGCAGGTGGCGTTGAACGAGGTAGAATTAAATAAGTTCAAGGTGCTGTGCTCGATCTAAGTTATacaatgattaatatatatcccatcttttttttaaaaaaatttgctaTGTGTACGTATATAGATAACCAACACAACACCAGAAGCTAAACACCagcagaaaaaaacaaaaagcactGCATGCAGGTCAATAGCCAAGTTCACGGAAAGATTAGGTATGAATTtgactgcatatatatatatatatatatatatatatagtatctataaaataatcaacaTTAGATAAACCtacccatttaataattaaatatggcTATTGTATATACTATGTGATATCTGCTTCCATTCTTTATGAACAGTTAATTATAAGTGATCCACATATATAGTACCCTTTTGCTGATCTTTCTCTATTCTCGATCTTATGCTTTCGAAACTTATGTGTAACTTTTTGTTCCTTCTGTTTCTTAGAAAAGAGGAAAGATGCTTAATAACcccacatcatcatcatcaccatcaccGTTCGTGACTTCTGAATGCGCGTGCTTCAAAGATGGAAGTACATGGTGTGTCATGAatatgcatgagagagagagagagagagagagagagagagagagatgcatctTTTGCTGGGACAatatggaaaaggaaaaatcagAGCACTTTCTTAAGTGAAAAAGTCGGTTCACTTTGTAGTGGAGTTGGGTGTTTTCTTTCCTCACAACCACAAACTATATTCACagacaaacaaaacaaagcaaggGAAAAATGACTGAGGTAA encodes the following:
- the LOC121241897 gene encoding serine carboxypeptidase 24-like, with amino-acid sequence MEGPMTFPSVAFLFMSLFFFSSTTAIAAHVPKQQELDRISALPGQPPVTFSQFSGYVTVNEQHGRALFYWLTEATASPEKKPLVLWLNGGPGCSSVAYGASEEIGPFRINRTCSSLYLNKHSWNTEANILFLESPAGVGFSYSNTSSDLRDSGDKRTAQDALVFVIRWMLRFPQYRYREFYIAGESYAGHYVPQLAKKIIDYNKANSHPIINLKGFIVGNAVTDNYYDSIGTVTFWWSHAMISDTSYKSILRHCHFKEEKASQQCDNAVNYAMNYEFGDIDQYSIYTPSCIALPKNTTKHLRLRDTLLRRRVFGYDPCTENYAEKYYNRPEVQKAMHANITGIPYKWTACSDVLIKNWKDSETSVLPIYKELIAAGLRIWVFSGDTDSVVPVTATRFSLSHLNLTIKSRWYPWYSGGQVGGWTEVYKGLTFATVRGAGHEVPLFQPKRGFILFRSFLAGKELPKS